In Anguilla rostrata isolate EN2019 chromosome 1, ASM1855537v3, whole genome shotgun sequence, a genomic segment contains:
- the si:dkey-26c10.5 gene encoding CD209 antigen-like protein E isoform X2, translated as MYIKFCRNYQIEETKTKFPDESKTLQDLQRRARLYLGLCVILSVLSLILLIAVCILGASRQTVCHDEEVFPVDAATAPKLDRTPCTIQECRQVCSGRRTPARSCRKCEAGWVEFEGSCFYFSRNLRTWNKSREECKNVAGDLAVIDNQRVQEFLVKKGNMAYWIGVIQAKTGQSVWVSTTPGESYWAQSQIEGNCGYLIGGDNPTASWHVSPCSRQTAYICQK; from the exons ATGTATATTAAGTTTTGTCGTAACTATCAAATCGAGGAAACCAAAACTAAATTTCCAGATGAATCAAAAACATTGCAAG ACCTCCAGAGAAGAGCTCGTCTGTACCTTGGGCTGTGTGTGATTCTGTCGGTCCTCTCACTAATACTTTTGATCGCTGTCTGCATCCTCGGTGCCTCAC GGCAGACTGTGTGCCATGATGAGGAGGTGTTTCCAGTTGACGCGGCGACAGCTCCCAAATTGGACCGTACACCTTGCACTATCCAGGAATGCAGGCAGGTCTGTTCAGGCAGAAGAACCCCAG CCCGTTCTTGCAGGAAGTGTGAGGCTGGGTGGGTGGAGTTTGAGGGCTCCTGTTTTTACTTCTCGCGTAACCTGCGCACCTGGAATAAGAGCAGAGAGGAGTGCAAGAACGTGGCTGGGGACCTGGCTGTCATAGACAATCAAAGAGTACAG gagttCCTGGTAAAGAAAGGGAACATGGCATATTGGATTGGAGTGATCCAGGCCAAAACTGGACAGTCTGTCTGGGTCAGCACCACACCGGGAGAGAG TTACTGGGCCCAGAGCCAGATTGAGGGGAATTGCGGCTATCTGATTGGAGGAGACAACCCGACTGCTAGCTGGCACGTATCGCCATGCTCACGCCAGACTGCCTACATCTGTCAGAAATGA
- the si:dkey-26c10.5 gene encoding hepatic lectin isoform X1 yields the protein MEMHEIEMTEEESKGKEERKQEDYREVCPAVSAGTTAEKGESQYTALKIPPEDIYSEPFISHASATAIKDLQRRARLYLGLCVILSVLSLILLIAVCILGASRQTVCHDEEVFPVDAATAPKLDRTPCTIQECRQVCSGRRTPARSCRKCEAGWVEFEGSCFYFSRNLRTWNKSREECKNVAGDLAVIDNQRVQEFLVKKGNMAYWIGVIQAKTGQSVWVSTTPGESYWAQSQIEGNCGYLIGGDNPTASWHVSPCSRQTAYICQK from the exons ATGGAGATGCATGAAATAGAGATGACCGAAGAGGAAAGCaagggaaaagaagaaagaaaacaagaagaTTACAGGGAAG TCTGTCCAGCAGTCTCTGCTGGTACCACCGCAGAAAAGGGTGAATCGCAGTACACGGCCCTGAAGATTCCACCTGAAGACATTTACTCTGAACCATTTATTTCTCATGCTTCTGCCACGGCCATAAAAG ACCTCCAGAGAAGAGCTCGTCTGTACCTTGGGCTGTGTGTGATTCTGTCGGTCCTCTCACTAATACTTTTGATCGCTGTCTGCATCCTCGGTGCCTCAC GGCAGACTGTGTGCCATGATGAGGAGGTGTTTCCAGTTGACGCGGCGACAGCTCCCAAATTGGACCGTACACCTTGCACTATCCAGGAATGCAGGCAGGTCTGTTCAGGCAGAAGAACCCCAG CCCGTTCTTGCAGGAAGTGTGAGGCTGGGTGGGTGGAGTTTGAGGGCTCCTGTTTTTACTTCTCGCGTAACCTGCGCACCTGGAATAAGAGCAGAGAGGAGTGCAAGAACGTGGCTGGGGACCTGGCTGTCATAGACAATCAAAGAGTACAG gagttCCTGGTAAAGAAAGGGAACATGGCATATTGGATTGGAGTGATCCAGGCCAAAACTGGACAGTCTGTCTGGGTCAGCACCACACCGGGAGAGAG TTACTGGGCCCAGAGCCAGATTGAGGGGAATTGCGGCTATCTGATTGGAGGAGACAACCCGACTGCTAGCTGGCACGTATCGCCATGCTCACGCCAGACTGCCTACATCTGTCAGAAATGA